Proteins from a single region of Nerophis ophidion isolate RoL-2023_Sa linkage group LG10, RoL_Noph_v1.0, whole genome shotgun sequence:
- the dvl2 gene encoding segment polarity protein dishevelled homolog DVL-2, with protein sequence MAETKIIYHIDEEETPYLVKIPISAESITLLDFKQVLNKPNYKFFFKSMDQDFGVVKEEISDDNTKLPCFNGRVVSWLVSSDAPAAEPASPVALPPLEQASTQPSPPPPPLPPPPAERTGGIGDSRPPSFHPNATGSVETLDEQTETESVVSFRRERPRHRESIEQHGPRINGQSRLERHLAGYESSSTMMSSELETTSFCDSEEDDTMSRFSSATEQSTASRLLKRHRRRRKQRPPRLERASSFSSVTDSTMSLNIITVTLNMEKYNFLGISIVGQSNERGDGGIYIGSIMKGGAVAADGRIEPGDMLLQVNDINFENMSNDDAVRVLREIVHKPGPIILTVAKCWDPSPQGYFTLPRNEPIRPIDPAAWVSHSVAMTGAYPVFPGSSSLSTITSSSSVTETERFDDFNLSLHSDMASIAKAMASPESGLEVRDRMWLKITIPNAFLGSDVVEWLFHHIEGFQDRREARKYASNLLKAGFIRHTVNKITFSEQCYYVFGDLSDCENYMANLSLNDNDGSSGASDQDTLAPLPLPGTSPWPMMHTFPYQPYPTHPYSSQPPPYHELTSYSYAPGSTGSQHSEGSRSSGSTRSEGERRRSSKGPGSTVGGGEKSPCGGVGEGGGGDSRSGSGSESEYSTRSSLRRGHGSAAPSEHSHASSQRSHHHHHRMPQAPHLSPYPPGILPYNPMMVMMVPQHAHPAMAATHALPHAQQLPTAPPLHPAMPPALSSTSGGPPGAPPTRDLGSVPPELTASRQSFHLAMGNPSEFFVDVM encoded by the exons ATGGCGGAAACTAAAATTATATATCACATTGACGAAGAAGAGACTCCGTATTTGGTGAAAATTCCCATTAGTGCCGAGAGCATAACACTGCTGGACTTTAAACAAGTCTTGAACAAGCCCAACTACAAGTTCTTCTTCAAATCCATGGACCAGGACTTTGG CGTGGTGAAGGAAGAAATTTCGGACGACAACACCAAGTTGCCTTGCTTCAATGGTCGAGTAGTATCATGG CTGGTGTCTTCAGATGCCCCAGCAGCAGAGCCTGCCTCTCCGGTGGCCCTTCCCCCATTGGAGCAGGCGTCCACCCAGCCTTCACCACCTCCGCCGCCGCTGCCACCTCCACCCGCAGAGAGAACCGGTGGCATCGGAGACTCCAGGCCTCCCTCCTTTCA TCCTAATGCGACGGGCAGCGTGGAGACTTTAGATGAGCAGACAGAAACAGAATCAGTAGTTTCCTTCAGGAGAGAGAGGCCTCGACACCGAGAGAGCATAGAGCAACATG GTCCTCGGATAAATGGCCAGAGCCGTCTGGAGCGCCACCTGGCAGGATACGAGAGTTCCAGCACGATGATGAGCAGCGAGCTGGAGACAACCAGCTTTTGTGACTCTGAAGAAGATGACACCATGAGCAG gtTCAGCAGTGCAACAGAGCAGAGTACGGCCTCCAGACTGTTGAAACGACATAGACGACGCAGGAAACAGCGCCCCCCTCGTCTGGAGAGG GCTTCTTCCTTTAGCAGTGTGACAGACTCCACCATGTCTTTGAACATCATCACCGTCACGCTAAACATGG AGAAGTACAATTTCCTGGGCATCAGCATTGTGGGCCAAAGCAATGAAAGGGGTGACGGTGGCATCTACATTGGCTCCATCATGAAGGGGGGAGCAGTTGCTGCGGACGGACGCATTGAACCTGGAGACATGCTGTTGCAG GTCAACGACATCAACTTTGAGAATATGAGCAATGACGACGCGGTTCGAGTACTGAGAGAGATTGTGCATAAGCCGGG GCCCATCATCCTCACTGTGGCCAAGTGCTGGGACCCCTCTCCTCAAGGTTACTTTACCCTACCGCGTA ATGAACCCATCCGCCCCATTGACCCAGCAGCGTGGGTCAGCCACTCTGTAGCCATGACTGGTGCCTACCCTGTCTTCCCAGGCAGCTCTTCCCTCAGCACCAtcacctcctcctcctcagtCACTGAGACTGAAC GTTTTGATGACTTCAATTTGTCACTGCACTCTGACATGGCATCCATCGCCAAGGCCATGGCCTCACCAGAGTCAGGTCTAGAAGTGAGAGATCGCATGTGGCTCAAAATCACCATACCCAACGCTTTCCTAG GCTCTGATGTGGTAGAGTGGCTGTTCCACCACATTGAGGGATTCCAGGACCGCCGTGAAGCAAGGAAGTATGCCAGCAATCTGCTGAAGGCTGGCTTCATTCGTCACACGGTCAACAAAATCACCTTCTCGGAACAATGCTATTATGTTTTTGGGGATTTAAGTGACTGTGAAAATT ACATGGCCAACCTGTCCTTGAATGACAACGATGGCTCCAGTGGGGCATCAGACCAAGACACTTTGGCACCGCTGCCCCTTCCAGGAACCTCACCGTGGCCTATGATGCATACGTTCCCTTATCAGCCCTACCCCACCCACCCATATTCCAGCCAGCCACCCCCGTACCATGAGCTGACCAGCTACAGCTATGCCCCCGGAAGCACCGGCAGCCAGCACAGTGAAG GGAGCCGAAGCAGTGGCTCAACGAGAAGTGAAGGTGAACGACGACGCAGCAGCAAAGGGCCCGGCAGCACTGTGGGCGGAGGGGAAAAATCTCCCTGTGGCGGGGTTGGGGAAGGTGGAGGGGGTGATTCCCGTTCCGGTAGCGGCAGCGAATCAGAATACTCCACCCGCAGCAGTTTGAGGCGGGGACATGGGTCAGCTGCCCCCAGTGAGCACAGCCACGCCTCTTCCCAACgttcacatcatcatcatcatcgcatGCCCCAGGCCCCACACCTGTCCCCCTACCCTCCAGGTATTCTACCTTACAACCCCATGATGGTAATGATGGTACCGCAGCACGCACACCCAGCCATGGCCGCAACTCATGCTCTTCCGCACGCACAGCAGTTGCCCACAGCCCCTCCCCTGCACCCGGCCATGCCCCCGGCCCTTTCTTCAACTTCTGGCGGACCTCCTGGTGCTCCGCCCACTCGTGACCTGGGCTCCGTGCCCCCAGAACTGACTGCTTCACGCCAGTCCTTCCACTTGGCCATGGGTAATCCCAGTGAGTTTTTTGTGGATGTCATGTAG